A DNA window from Halomonas zincidurans B6 contains the following coding sequences:
- a CDS encoding TIGR01777 family oxidoreductase — MRILITGGSGFVGRLLCRRLARDGHELMVLSRTPDSARQGLPEGCDIRDTVAAFAQREPEAIVNLAGEPIAGKRWSEAQKRRLFDSRLSVTQQLVDLCRQSSTPPRVMISGSAMGYYGDQGQRAVDETTSPNEEFAHRLCAQWEAKAHEAERHGVRVVLLRTGLVLDAGGGALAKLLPAFRMGLGGRFGDGRQFMPWIHREDHVRSIEFLLDHDTLSGAFNASAPHPVRNAEFAATLARQLHRPALMPVPAPLLQLGLGEMSHLLLSGADMRPRRLLDAGFRFNYETLDAALADILRRGRAAA, encoded by the coding sequence ATGCGTATTCTGATCACGGGAGGCAGCGGCTTCGTGGGGCGGCTACTCTGCCGGCGACTGGCGCGAGACGGCCACGAGCTGATGGTCCTGTCGCGAACGCCGGATTCGGCCAGGCAGGGGCTGCCCGAAGGCTGCGACATTCGCGACACGGTGGCCGCCTTCGCCCAGCGCGAGCCCGAGGCGATCGTCAATCTGGCCGGCGAGCCGATCGCCGGCAAGCGCTGGAGCGAGGCCCAGAAGCGGCGATTGTTCGACTCGCGGCTGAGCGTCACCCAGCAACTGGTGGATCTGTGCCGACAGTCGAGCACGCCGCCGCGGGTGATGATCTCGGGTTCGGCGATGGGCTATTACGGCGACCAGGGCCAGCGTGCCGTGGACGAGACGACCTCGCCCAACGAGGAATTTGCGCACCGCTTGTGCGCCCAGTGGGAAGCCAAGGCTCACGAGGCCGAGCGCCATGGCGTGCGAGTCGTGCTGCTGCGCACCGGATTGGTGCTCGATGCCGGCGGCGGGGCGCTGGCCAAGCTGCTGCCGGCGTTCAGGATGGGCCTGGGTGGACGTTTCGGCGACGGCCGTCAGTTCATGCCGTGGATCCACCGCGAGGATCACGTACGCAGCATCGAGTTCCTGCTCGATCACGATACCCTGAGCGGTGCCTTCAATGCCTCGGCGCCGCACCCGGTGCGCAACGCCGAATTCGCCGCCACCCTGGCCCGGCAATTACACCGCCCGGCACTGATGCCGGTGCCGGCACCGCTGCTGCAGCTGGGCCTGGGCGAGATGTCGCACCTGTTGCTGAGCGGCGCCGACATGCGCCCGCGGCGGTTGCTCGACGCCGGTTTCCGCTTCAATTACGAGACCCTCGACGCGGCGCTGGCCGATATTCTCCGGCGCGGGCGCGCGGCGGCTTAG
- the rapA gene encoding RNA polymerase-associated protein RapA — MSEFIPGQRWISDGEADLGLGTILNVDARSVTVLFAASQETRTYSVRQAPLTRVMFGSGDRIESADGSQLSVDDSKERDGLVVYIGQDAAGEWHELSETELSDRMPFNQARDRLLTGQVDRNDWFDLRFRTLHHHHRISQNPALGLAGPKIDLIPHQLYIADEVSRRHAPRVLLADEVGLGKTIEAGLILHRLLLNGRAERALILVPDSLTHQWLVELLRRFALDVTLLDEQQSQAHGEANPFDAGQLILASQQWLFANPHRQRQAEACAWDLLIVDEAHHLDWSPAASGPGYDCVERLARAVPGLLLLTATPEQMGMHSHFARLRLLDPDRYHDLARFRAEEAGYVQVAEAIDALERLPGDAAAQSSAAAVIDDADSQALLATLADPQSDAAQQRSARAQLREQLLDRHGTGRVMFRNSRRHVGGFPPRHLHVARLEAPSAYRRVLRKLERDEDHLDELLIETGLDHPDLMLYLDTTYRALSDVSPGDDPFNAEPWWQIDPRVTWLLEHLTGVGRDKTLVIAHDRATAVELAEALRVLGGIHAPVFHEGLTLVERDRAAASFADEEDGSQVMVCSEIGSEGRNFQFCRHLVMFDLPQLPDQLEQRIGRLDRIGQRHAIEIHVPVFAGSPGERLLRWYREGMDAFDAPHGVGSELYAAFGDALAEALLDDDALEAVIDETRALFETRLAERDAGRNRLLELNACRGERAATVAASIRELDADRALPRYLDQALDIFGVDSQELGSQLVHLRAGPHMLDGLPGLAKGEEGFTATRSRERALARDDVQHLSWEHPLIRELMGRILTGTLGNTALALLDHPSIPAGRLMAELVFVTDCPAPKRLHVDRFLPPTAVRVLLDESGANLSAKVSFSGLAKNLQKVKKAVARDLIKSRHAQLRELLEKGELEAERELPTIVEAAQQRMRGVLDDELSRLQALARHNPAVRQDELDALRNERQALDAAIEGARLRLDGVRVIVTVDRETRR; from the coding sequence ATGAGCGAATTCATTCCCGGTCAGCGCTGGATCAGCGACGGCGAGGCCGACCTGGGCCTGGGCACCATCCTCAACGTCGATGCGCGCAGCGTCACCGTGCTTTTCGCGGCCAGCCAGGAGACGCGCACCTACAGCGTGCGCCAGGCGCCGCTGACCCGGGTGATGTTCGGCAGCGGCGACCGTATCGAGTCCGCCGACGGCAGCCAGCTGAGCGTCGACGACTCCAAGGAGCGCGACGGCCTGGTGGTCTATATCGGCCAGGACGCTGCCGGCGAGTGGCACGAACTCTCCGAGACCGAGCTCTCCGACCGCATGCCGTTCAACCAGGCCCGCGACCGGTTGCTGACCGGTCAGGTCGACCGCAACGACTGGTTCGACCTGCGCTTTCGCACCCTGCACCATCATCATCGCATCAGCCAGAATCCGGCGCTCGGCCTGGCCGGACCCAAGATCGACCTGATCCCCCACCAGCTGTACATCGCCGACGAAGTCTCGCGGCGTCACGCCCCGCGGGTGCTGCTCGCCGACGAGGTCGGCCTGGGCAAGACCATCGAAGCCGGGCTGATCCTGCACCGCCTGCTGCTCAACGGGCGCGCCGAGCGCGCGCTGATCCTGGTCCCCGACAGCCTGACCCACCAATGGCTGGTCGAGCTGCTGCGGCGCTTCGCCCTGGATGTCACGCTGCTCGACGAGCAGCAGAGCCAGGCCCACGGCGAGGCCAATCCGTTCGACGCCGGCCAGCTGATCCTGGCCAGCCAGCAATGGCTGTTCGCCAACCCGCACCGCCAACGCCAGGCCGAGGCCTGCGCCTGGGACCTGCTGATCGTCGACGAGGCCCACCATCTCGACTGGTCGCCGGCGGCCAGCGGCCCCGGCTACGACTGCGTGGAGCGCCTGGCGCGCGCCGTGCCCGGCCTGCTGCTGCTCACCGCCACTCCCGAGCAGATGGGCATGCACAGCCACTTCGCCCGGCTGCGTCTGCTCGACCCCGACCGCTATCATGACCTGGCGCGCTTTCGCGCCGAAGAGGCCGGCTACGTACAGGTCGCCGAGGCGATCGACGCGCTCGAGCGGTTGCCCGGCGACGCCGCGGCGCAATCCAGCGCCGCCGCGGTGATCGACGATGCCGACAGCCAGGCGCTGCTCGCGACCCTGGCCGACCCGCAGAGCGACGCCGCCCAGCAGCGCTCCGCCCGCGCTCAGCTGCGCGAGCAGTTGCTCGACCGCCACGGCACCGGCCGAGTGATGTTTCGCAACAGTCGGCGCCACGTCGGCGGCTTTCCCCCGCGCCACCTGCACGTCGCCCGGCTCGAGGCGCCCTCGGCCTATCGCCGGGTGCTGCGCAAGCTCGAGCGCGACGAGGACCACCTCGACGAGCTGCTGATCGAGACCGGCCTCGACCACCCCGATCTCATGCTCTATCTCGACACCACCTACCGCGCGCTGAGCGACGTTTCGCCGGGCGACGATCCGTTCAATGCCGAGCCCTGGTGGCAGATCGACCCGCGCGTCACCTGGCTGCTTGAACACCTCACCGGGGTCGGCCGCGACAAGACGCTGGTGATTGCCCACGACCGCGCCACCGCCGTCGAGCTGGCCGAGGCGCTGCGCGTGCTCGGCGGCATCCATGCGCCGGTGTTCCACGAAGGGCTGACGCTGGTCGAGCGCGACCGCGCCGCGGCGTCCTTCGCCGACGAGGAGGACGGCAGCCAGGTCATGGTGTGCTCGGAGATCGGCTCCGAGGGGCGCAACTTCCAGTTCTGCCGCCACCTGGTGATGTTCGACCTGCCCCAGTTGCCCGACCAGCTCGAGCAGCGCATCGGTCGCCTCGATCGCATCGGCCAGCGCCACGCCATCGAGATCCACGTGCCGGTGTTCGCCGGCAGCCCCGGTGAGCGGCTGTTGCGCTGGTATCGCGAGGGCATGGATGCCTTCGACGCGCCGCACGGCGTGGGCAGCGAACTCTACGCGGCGTTCGGCGACGCGCTGGCCGAAGCGCTGCTCGACGACGACGCCCTCGAGGCGGTGATCGACGAGACCCGCGCGCTGTTCGAGACCCGCCTGGCCGAGCGCGATGCCGGGCGCAACCGCCTGCTCGAGCTCAACGCCTGCCGCGGTGAGCGCGCCGCAACGGTCGCCGCGTCGATCCGCGAACTCGACGCCGACCGCGCGCTGCCGCGCTACCTGGATCAGGCGTTGGATATCTTCGGCGTCGACAGCCAGGAGCTCGGCAGCCAGCTCGTCCACCTGCGCGCCGGGCCGCACATGCTCGACGGCCTGCCGGGGCTCGCCAAGGGTGAGGAGGGCTTTACCGCGACCCGTTCCCGCGAGCGGGCACTGGCCCGCGACGACGTCCAGCATCTGTCGTGGGAACATCCATTGATCCGCGAACTGATGGGCCGGATTCTCACCGGCACGCTGGGCAACACCGCGCTGGCGCTGCTCGATCATCCATCGATCCCCGCCGGGCGGCTGATGGCCGAGCTGGTCTTCGTCACCGATTGCCCGGCCCCCAAACGCCTGCACGTCGATCGCTTCCTGCCGCCCACCGCGGTGCGCGTGCTGCTCGACGAATCCGGCGCCAATTTGTCCGCCAAGGTCTCGTTCAGCGGGCTGGCCAAGAACCTGCAGAAAGTCAAGAAGGCGGTCGCCCGCGACCTGATCAAGTCGCGCCACGCTCAGCTGCGCGAGCTGCTGGAAAAAGGCGAGCTCGAGGCCGAGCGCGAGCTGCCGACGATCGTCGAGGCCGCCCAGCAACGCATGCGCGGCGTGCTCGACGACGAGCTGTCACGGCTGCAGGCCCTGGCGCGTCACAACCCCGCGGTGCGCCAGGACGAACTCGATGCGCTGCGCAACGAGCGTCAGGCCCTCGATGCGGCGATCGAGGGCGCGCGGCTGCGCCTGGACGGCGTGCGGGTGATCGTCACCGTCGACCGCGAGACCCGCCGCTGA
- a CDS encoding TlpA family protein disulfide reductase, producing the protein MDAIALGPLLIALPRLYAFVSAGSLLLASALLLRLPATQRGRWFNGLLLAALLGARLGYVLLHADSYRAAPLDAFKLWQPGYLPLAGLLAGAAWTSWSLRRRPRQAVTAQGLLIVAAGLWAGLMAWQPLASEATLQRLPTITLDALDGDRVALAELADKPLLINLWASGCPACRRELALLAEAAQRGDVRVVTVNQGESLLEVARYLDRQALDLPLTLLDPRQRLTALSQAPGLPTTLFYSADGRLLTRHVGEFGRAQLDAWLDR; encoded by the coding sequence ATGGACGCCATCGCCCTCGGGCCATTGCTCATCGCCCTGCCGCGCCTGTACGCCTTCGTCAGCGCCGGGTCGCTGCTGCTCGCCAGCGCATTGCTGCTGCGCCTGCCCGCCACGCAACGCGGCCGCTGGTTCAACGGCCTGTTGCTCGCTGCGCTGCTTGGCGCGCGGCTGGGCTACGTGCTGCTCCATGCCGACAGCTATCGCGCCGCGCCGCTCGATGCCTTCAAGCTGTGGCAACCCGGCTATCTGCCGCTCGCGGGCTTATTGGCCGGCGCGGCCTGGACGTCGTGGTCGCTGCGTCGCCGGCCTCGCCAGGCAGTCACCGCCCAGGGCCTGCTGATCGTTGCTGCCGGGTTGTGGGCCGGGCTGATGGCCTGGCAACCGCTCGCTTCGGAGGCCACCCTGCAACGCTTGCCCACCATCACTCTCGACGCGCTCGACGGCGACCGGGTGGCACTTGCCGAGCTCGCGGACAAGCCGCTGCTGATCAACCTCTGGGCCAGTGGCTGCCCGGCCTGTCGGCGTGAGCTGGCGCTGCTCGCCGAGGCTGCGCAGCGCGGCGATGTGCGGGTGGTGACGGTCAACCAGGGCGAGAGCCTGCTCGAGGTCGCGCGCTACCTGGACCGACAGGCCCTGGACCTGCCGCTGACGCTGCTCGACCCGCGTCAACGGCTGACAGCGCTCAGCCAGGCCCCCGGATTACCGACCACGTTGTTCTATTCGGCCGACGGCAGGCTGCTGACCCGCCATGTCGGCGAATTCGGCCGCGCCCAGCTCGACGCCTGGCTCGACCGTTAA
- a CDS encoding RibD family protein has translation MTLLRLYPAPTQACTLEGLYLDTPLDHAPHAIPFVYSNFVTSLDGRVAVEDAAGHDEVPTSVANRHDWRLYQELAARADALLIGGRYFRQLAEGRAQAALPVADDPAFSDLLAWRRTQGLRPQSDVVVLSNTLDFPLPETLLEQGRRVLIFIARSLISAERRDRLAAQGAEVIGLDAEPDAASITGELDICQVVRRLGERGYRRIYSVAGPYSLHSLLRHGVLDTLFVTQRLTMIGGERYQSLLEGPALAAPVGLSLASLYYQQDVDGGAGQLFARFDRRASAEAAGR, from the coding sequence ATGACACTCCTCAGGCTCTATCCCGCCCCCACGCAGGCATGCACGCTGGAAGGGCTCTATCTCGACACGCCGCTCGATCACGCCCCGCACGCCATCCCCTTCGTCTACAGCAACTTCGTCACCAGCCTCGATGGCCGGGTCGCCGTGGAGGACGCCGCGGGCCACGACGAGGTGCCGACGAGCGTCGCCAACCGCCATGACTGGCGGCTCTATCAAGAGCTTGCGGCACGCGCCGACGCCCTGCTGATCGGTGGACGCTACTTCCGCCAGCTGGCCGAAGGGCGCGCCCAGGCCGCGCTGCCGGTGGCCGACGACCCGGCCTTCAGCGATCTGCTGGCGTGGCGCCGCACCCAGGGCTTGCGGCCTCAGTCCGATGTGGTGGTGCTCAGCAATACGCTCGACTTCCCGCTACCCGAGACGCTGCTCGAGCAGGGCCGGCGGGTATTGATCTTCATCGCCCGCTCGCTGATCAGCGCCGAGCGGCGCGATCGCCTGGCCGCCCAGGGGGCCGAAGTGATCGGCCTGGACGCCGAGCCGGACGCCGCCAGCATCACCGGCGAGCTCGACATATGCCAGGTCGTCCGGCGACTCGGCGAGCGCGGCTACCGGCGGATTTATTCGGTGGCCGGTCCTTATTCACTGCATTCGCTGCTGCGCCATGGCGTGCTGGATACGCTGTTCGTCACCCAGCGCCTGACGATGATCGGCGGCGAGCGTTACCAGAGCCTGCTCGAAGGCCCGGCGCTCGCTGCCCCGGTCGGCTTGTCGCTGGCCAGTCTCTATTATCAGCAGGACGTCGACGGGGGCGCCGGGCAGCTCTTCGCCCGCTTCGACCGGCGCGCATCCGCCGAGGCGGCGGGTCGCTAG
- a CDS encoding ATP-grasp domain-containing protein — MDARNVFVVGLNAFNRERLEHLRGASEYRFHGVIEPEAVYDTEIFPIEAMLNQATAQLDAFAGRIDAIVGYMDFPVSTMLPLLCERYATPTASLESLLKCEHKYWSRLTQREVIGNYIPRFTAFDPFDDSALSRIGEAGLYFPFFVKPIKSSGSRLGFRIDSPEDFGAAIARLREDIGLISEPFNFILEQANLPDAVRAVDGGFCMAEEIIGGWQCTVEGYVFQGEVVPYGIVDSIRYPQVLSFFYYRYPSRLPTHIQDKMRELTTTIMTHIGYDNAAFNVEFFWDEVQNRIWLLEINTRISQSHCDLFEKVDGVSHQQVSVDLALGQRPDMPTAEGAYEVAGKFFYRVFFVDAVVTRVPSVQEIDALQQRFPGCVIALQVGLGTRLSTLPEQDSYSFALAHIWMGADSDEALLADYTALAESLTFEFEEVIG; from the coding sequence ATGGATGCGCGCAACGTCTTCGTCGTCGGGCTCAATGCGTTCAATCGCGAGCGTCTCGAGCACCTCCGCGGCGCCAGCGAGTACCGTTTTCATGGCGTGATCGAACCGGAAGCGGTCTACGACACCGAAATATTCCCCATCGAGGCCATGCTGAACCAGGCCACGGCGCAACTGGACGCCTTCGCGGGGCGCATCGACGCCATCGTCGGCTACATGGACTTCCCCGTCTCGACCATGCTGCCGTTGCTGTGCGAGCGCTACGCCACACCGACCGCCAGCCTCGAGAGCCTGCTCAAGTGCGAGCACAAGTACTGGAGTCGGCTGACCCAGCGCGAGGTGATCGGCAATTACATCCCGCGCTTCACCGCCTTCGACCCATTCGACGATAGCGCGCTGTCGCGTATCGGCGAGGCGGGGCTGTACTTCCCGTTCTTCGTCAAGCCGATCAAGTCATCGGGCTCGCGGCTGGGCTTTCGCATCGACAGTCCCGAGGACTTCGGTGCCGCGATCGCCCGGTTGCGCGAGGATATCGGGCTGATTTCCGAGCCGTTCAACTTCATCCTCGAACAGGCCAACCTGCCCGACGCGGTACGCGCGGTGGACGGCGGCTTCTGCATGGCCGAGGAGATCATCGGCGGCTGGCAGTGCACGGTGGAAGGCTACGTCTTCCAGGGCGAGGTGGTGCCCTACGGCATCGTCGATTCGATTCGCTACCCGCAGGTGTTGAGCTTCTTCTACTACCGCTACCCCTCGCGCTTGCCGACTCACATCCAGGACAAGATGCGCGAGCTGACCACCACCATCATGACCCATATCGGCTACGACAACGCCGCGTTCAACGTCGAATTCTTCTGGGACGAAGTCCAGAACCGCATCTGGCTGCTCGAGATCAACACGCGCATTTCCCAGTCGCACTGCGATCTGTTCGAGAAGGTCGACGGGGTCAGCCATCAGCAGGTCAGCGTCGACCTGGCGCTGGGCCAGCGCCCCGACATGCCCACGGCAGAGGGCGCTTACGAGGTGGCGGGAAAGTTCTTCTATCGGGTGTTCTTCGTCGATGCCGTGGTCACGCGGGTACCCAGTGTTCAAGAGATCGACGCGTTGCAGCAACGCTTCCCGGGGTGCGTGATCGCCCTGCAGGTCGGCCTCGGCACGCGGCTTTCCACGTTGCCCGAGCAGGACAGCTACAGCTTCGCGCTGGCGCACATCTGGATGGGCGCCGACAGCGACGAGGCGCTGCTCGCCGACTACACCGCGCTTGCCGAATCGCTGACGTTCGAATTCGAGGAGGTCATTGGCTGA
- a CDS encoding CocE/NonD family hydrolase, translating into MRIVSDFPRRVHEEETWITLADGCRLAVRIWRPVDAEQRPVPAILEYLPYRKRDLTAQRDAQTHPYWAGHGYAGVRVDIRGSGESDGVLTDEYLQQELDDGVEILDWLERQPWCDGNVGMIGISWGGFNGLQIAALQPPQLKAVITLCSTDDRYADDVHHMGGCLLGDNLSWASTMFDANASPPDPALVGERWRELWQQRLEGSGLWLATWLAHQRRDAYWKHGSVGEDFARIRCPVYAVSGWADGYCNAVFRLLEGLDVPRKGLVGPWAHKYPHLGVPGPAIGFLQETLRWWDYWLKGQQTGIMDEPMLRVWMQDSVPPSARYEVRPGRWVSEPSWPSPTIVPQSFRLTSGHDLVPDVAQIAAAPGAAAPEVDDVPLTIRSPLFVGLYAGKWCSYNAPPDLPHDQRDEDGGALIFQTRPLGETLEICGQPMAELELEADQPVAMIALRLNDIAVDDKATRVSYGLLNLTHRDSDEHPEPLEPGKRYRVRIPLKHIAQQFPVGHALRLSLSSSYWPLAWPSPSPVRLTLYPASSRLILPCREPSPAEEAALPAFDMPEGAPPLARTLIQPSQEAWRVIRDLANDRTTLEVVNDAGVYRLDDIDLELAVRVTERYSYAYGNYASLSGWTEWERHFRRGDWQVRTVTRTLMTSDADNFRLRATLDAYEGDSRVFAKSWDEEIPRDLV; encoded by the coding sequence ATGCGCATCGTCAGCGACTTTCCACGCCGGGTTCACGAAGAGGAGACCTGGATCACGCTTGCCGACGGTTGCCGGCTGGCGGTACGCATCTGGCGGCCGGTGGATGCCGAACAGCGGCCGGTACCGGCGATCCTCGAATACCTGCCTTACCGCAAGCGTGACCTGACCGCCCAGCGCGATGCCCAGACCCACCCCTACTGGGCCGGTCACGGCTATGCCGGGGTGCGCGTCGACATTCGCGGCAGCGGCGAATCGGATGGCGTGCTAACCGATGAGTACCTGCAGCAGGAGCTCGACGACGGTGTCGAGATTCTCGACTGGCTGGAACGCCAGCCGTGGTGCGACGGCAACGTGGGGATGATCGGCATCTCATGGGGCGGCTTCAACGGCCTGCAGATCGCCGCTCTCCAGCCGCCCCAGCTCAAGGCGGTGATCACGCTGTGCTCCACCGACGACCGCTACGCCGACGATGTTCACCACATGGGCGGCTGTCTACTCGGCGACAACCTGTCGTGGGCCTCGACGATGTTCGATGCCAACGCCAGCCCGCCCGACCCGGCGCTGGTCGGCGAGCGCTGGCGCGAGCTGTGGCAGCAGCGCCTGGAAGGCAGCGGCCTGTGGCTGGCGACCTGGCTGGCCCATCAGCGCCGCGACGCCTACTGGAAGCATGGCTCGGTGGGCGAGGACTTCGCGCGGATCCGCTGCCCGGTCTACGCCGTGAGCGGCTGGGCCGATGGCTACTGCAATGCCGTGTTCCGCCTGCTGGAAGGGCTCGACGTGCCGCGCAAGGGCCTGGTCGGGCCCTGGGCGCACAAGTACCCGCACCTTGGCGTGCCGGGCCCGGCGATCGGTTTTCTGCAGGAGACGCTGCGCTGGTGGGATTACTGGCTGAAAGGCCAGCAGACCGGGATCATGGATGAGCCGATGCTGCGGGTCTGGATGCAGGATTCGGTGCCGCCCTCGGCGCGCTACGAGGTGCGCCCCGGACGCTGGGTCAGCGAGCCGAGCTGGCCGTCGCCGACGATCGTGCCTCAATCCTTTCGCCTGACCAGCGGCCACGATCTGGTCCCCGATGTCGCCCAGATCGCCGCCGCGCCGGGCGCCGCCGCGCCCGAGGTCGACGACGTTCCGCTGACGATCCGTTCGCCGCTGTTCGTCGGCCTCTACGCCGGCAAGTGGTGTTCCTACAATGCGCCCCCCGACCTGCCCCACGACCAGCGCGACGAGGATGGCGGGGCGTTGATCTTCCAGACCCGGCCGCTCGGCGAGACGCTCGAGATCTGCGGCCAGCCGATGGCCGAGCTTGAGCTCGAGGCCGACCAGCCGGTGGCGATGATCGCCCTGCGGCTGAACGACATCGCCGTGGACGACAAGGCCACTCGGGTCTCATACGGCCTGCTCAACCTGACCCATCGCGACAGCGACGAGCATCCCGAGCCGCTCGAGCCGGGCAAGCGCTACCGGGTGCGCATCCCGCTCAAGCACATCGCCCAGCAGTTCCCGGTAGGGCATGCCTTGCGACTGTCGCTGTCGAGTAGCTACTGGCCGCTGGCCTGGCCGTCGCCGAGCCCGGTGCGCTTGACCCTGTATCCGGCCTCCAGCCGGCTGATCCTGCCATGCCGCGAGCCCAGCCCGGCCGAGGAGGCGGCGTTGCCGGCCTTCGACATGCCGGAAGGCGCACCGCCGCTGGCGCGCACGCTGATCCAGCCGAGCCAGGAGGCCTGGCGGGTGATCCGCGATCTGGCCAACGACCGCACCACCCTCGAGGTGGTCAACGACGCAGGCGTCTATCGGCTCGACGACATCGACCTGGAGCTCGCCGTGCGGGTCACCGAGCGCTACAGCTATGCCTACGGCAATTACGCCAGCCTCAGCGGCTGGACCGAATGGGAACGCCACTTCCGGCGTGGCGACTGGCAGGTGCGCACCGTGACCCGCACGCTGATGACCTCGGACGCCGACAACTTCCGCCTGCGCGCCACCCTTGACGCCTACGAGGGCGATAGCCGGGTGTTCGCCAAGAGCTGGGACGAGGAAATACCTCGCGACCTGGTCTAG
- the maiA gene encoding maleylacetoacetate isomerase: MKLYGYFRSSAAYRVRIALNLKGLDYDQIAVDLTGGEQRGADNLARNPQGLVPTLETDSGTRLTQSLAICEYLDERHPEPPLLPADAEGRARVRALAQLIACEIHPLDNLKVLKYLTGVLGLDETAKLGWYRHWIAEGFEALEALLVDSSDTGAFCHGDTPTLADACLVPQVFNARRFECDLSGYPTIRRIAARCDTLDAFQRAAPGAQPDAR, from the coding sequence ATGAAACTCTACGGCTACTTTCGCTCATCGGCGGCCTACCGGGTGCGCATCGCGCTCAATCTCAAGGGGCTGGACTACGACCAGATCGCGGTCGATCTGACCGGCGGCGAGCAGCGCGGCGCGGACAACCTCGCCCGCAATCCCCAAGGGCTGGTGCCGACCCTCGAGACCGATAGCGGCACGCGGCTGACCCAGTCGCTGGCGATCTGCGAATATCTTGACGAGCGCCATCCCGAACCGCCGTTGCTGCCCGCGGACGCCGAGGGGCGCGCCCGGGTACGCGCACTGGCTCAGCTGATCGCCTGCGAGATCCATCCGCTCGACAATCTCAAGGTGCTCAAGTATCTGACCGGCGTGCTGGGCCTCGACGAGACGGCCAAGCTCGGTTGGTATCGGCACTGGATCGCCGAGGGCTTCGAGGCGCTGGAGGCGCTGCTCGTCGATTCATCCGATACCGGCGCGTTCTGTCACGGCGATACCCCGACCCTGGCCGATGCCTGCCTGGTGCCGCAGGTCTTCAATGCGCGACGCTTCGAGTGCGACTTGAGCGGCTACCCGACGATCCGGCGCATCGCCGCGCGTTGCGACACACTGGACGCCTTCCAGCGCGCGGCCCCCGGCGCACAACCGGACGCCCGCTGA
- a CDS encoding fumarylacetoacetate hydrolase family protein → MKLATLNQGRDGQLIVVSRDLARAVRVPQIAATLQQAIENWDALAPRLDAVYAELNAGQAADAFALDMSALHSPLPRTYHWADGSAYLNHVQLVRQARGAEMPETFWNDPLMYQGGGDRFLAPREDIEALSEEHGIDLEGELAVIVDDVPMAVSPERAAEHIKLVMLVNDVSLRGLIPGELAKGFGFFQAKPASSFSPIAVTPDELGDAWRDGRVHRPLTVHLNGEKFGEPEAGPDMVFGFPQLIAHAARTRQLGAGAIIGSGTVSNPGVDGGPGKPIAEGGVGYSCLAEVRMVEKILHGEITTPFLRFGDRVRIEMFDPQGDSIFGAIDQQVVQYHAK, encoded by the coding sequence ATGAAACTTGCCACACTCAACCAGGGCCGCGACGGCCAGCTGATCGTGGTCTCCCGCGACCTGGCCCGCGCCGTACGCGTGCCGCAGATCGCCGCCACCCTGCAGCAGGCCATCGAGAACTGGGACGCCCTCGCCCCCCGGCTGGACGCCGTCTATGCCGAACTCAACGCCGGCCAGGCCGCGGACGCCTTCGCCCTCGACATGAGCGCGCTGCATTCACCCTTGCCGCGTACCTATCACTGGGCCGACGGCTCGGCCTACCTGAATCACGTGCAACTGGTGCGCCAGGCGCGCGGCGCCGAGATGCCCGAGACGTTCTGGAACGACCCGCTGATGTATCAGGGCGGCGGCGATCGTTTCCTGGCGCCACGCGAGGATATCGAGGCGCTCAGCGAGGAGCACGGCATCGACCTGGAGGGCGAGCTGGCGGTGATCGTCGACGACGTGCCGATGGCCGTCTCGCCCGAGCGGGCCGCCGAGCACATCAAGCTCGTCATGCTGGTCAACGACGTCAGCCTGCGCGGGCTGATTCCCGGCGAGCTGGCCAAGGGCTTCGGCTTCTTCCAGGCCAAGCCGGCCTCGAGCTTCTCGCCGATCGCCGTCACCCCGGACGAGCTGGGCGACGCCTGGCGCGACGGCCGGGTTCATCGGCCGCTGACCGTGCATCTCAACGGCGAGAAATTCGGCGAGCCCGAGGCCGGCCCCGATATGGTCTTCGGCTTCCCGCAGCTCATCGCACATGCCGCCAGGACGCGCCAGCTGGGTGCGGGAGCGATCATCGGCTCGGGCACCGTCTCCAACCCCGGCGTCGACGGCGGGCCCGGCAAGCCCATCGCCGAGGGTGGGGTCGGCTACAGCTGCCTGGCCGAGGTGCGCATGGTCGAGAAGATCCTGCACGGCGAGATCACCACGCCCTTCCTGCGCTTCGGCGACCGGGTGCGCATCGAGATGTTCGACCCTCAGGGCGACAGCATCTTCGGCGCCATCGACCAGCAGGTCGTCCAATACCATGCGAAGTGA